A stretch of DNA from Hoeflea ulvae:
AGCGACGACGACGACGACCAGTAGGTGAATTTCAGTCGCGGCCCGAAAAAACAGCTTTTTTCGGAAACTGCAAAATGGATTGAAATTTCATCTTGATCTTGTGCGGCTGCAGACGTATGAAGCCGCACTTGCCAACCACGGATCAGTGGTTGGCCACTCGCAGGGATTGAGGCCGACCGTCAATCCTTCGCGTCCCGGGGCCATAGCTCAGCTGGGAGAGCGCCTGCATGGCATGCAGGAGGTCAGCGGTTCGATCCCGCTTGGCTCCACCATTTCCTTTTTCCGCCTGATGTGCAGCTCACGGGGTGAGCCAAAACTGTCCGATTCGCATTGCCGCCTGGCTTGCGCCATAAAGACCGGTTTCAGGTCTTTGATGAGTTATTGCGCCGATTCTATCGATCAAAATATTGTGGTGTTTTGAGCTATAGAAAGGAGTCCTATAGCTCATCACTCTGTGGTATGAATTGATCATACTTTGTGGTGTCCAGTTGAAAAAGGGTCTATCATGGACAAACGAACCATCAGCCTGCCGAACGAGCATGCGGACTATATCGACCAGAAGGTGAATTCCGGTGATTACGCCTCGGCCAGCGAAGTGGTTCGCGCCGGGCTGCGCGCCTTGCAAGAGCGCGACCGCGCCATCGAAGAATGGCTGCGCAATCAGGTTGCCCCGGCCCATGATGCGATGCTTGCGGACCCGTCGCGCGGCATTCCGGCACAGTCGGTTTTTGACGACGTCCGCGAACGGCACGCCCAAAAGACAAATGGCTCCCGGTGAAACGGCGCGACGTCGTCTTTGCGCCGGAAGCGCGCGCAGATGTGCTGGCTCTGTATGACTGGATCAGCGCCAAGGCTGGGTCCGGGATCGCGATCGATTACATCGAGCGAATTGAACGCTTTTGCAACGGGCTCGATCTCGCATCTGAACGCGGTCATTCCCGTTATGACATCCGGTCAGGGTTGCGCGTAGTCGGTTTCGAAAAGCGCATCACCATCGCATTCATTATTTCTGATCATAAGGTCACCATTATGCGCCTGTTTTATGGTGGGCAGAATTGGGAAAATGATGTGTGATCCTGGTCCGTGCCACCTGGTTGCGCCTTGCCGTACAGATCTCGCAATCGGCCAGTTTTACTGCCTCTGACCGATCAGCGGCATCCCGGCTGGCGGTGCCAGCGCAACCTCAGCCTGCAGCTTCGGCAAGGTTCTGATAACCACACCATAATCAATCACCGGTGAAAAACCGGCGAACCTTACGGGTTTTACCGGAAATCAAGTGTTTGTGTCCTAAGCCGGGTTCGACTGAAGAGGGGAACCCGACCATGGATGCTGTGAGCGACAACCGGCACGTGCCGCTTTGTATCGATCTCGATGGAACGCTGGTTGCCACCGACACGCTCTGGGAAGGGCTGGTCTCGGTGCTGATCAGGCGGCCATGGCTGATATTCGCAGCCGTGGCCTGGGCGCTGTCGGGCAAGGCTGTGCTCAAGCGCGAGGTGGCGGCCCGCTACCAGAGCACGGGCGGCGACTGGCCCTACCGCGCCGAGGTGATCGAGCGGATCAAGCTCGCCCGCGAGGCAGGCCAGCCGGTGTGGCTGGTCACCGGTGCGGCCGAATCCACCGCCCAGGCGATTGCCGGCCATCTCGGCCTGTTCGACCGTGTGCTGCATTCCTCCGACAGCGAAAACCTGACCTCGCGCCGCAAGCGCGAACGCCTGATCGGGCTGTGCGGCGACGGCGGATTCGACTATGCCGGCAACAGCCGCGACGACATCGCGGTCTTTGACGCGGCGCGGCGCGCCATCATCGTCGCGCCCGACACCGCCGCCCGGCGCTGGGGCAAGCAGCACGATGCCGAAATGCTGCCCTTGGCCCGGATCTCGCCGCTGGCGATCCTCAAGTCGATCCGGGTCCACCAGTGGCTCAAGAACGTGCTGATCGCGGTGCCGCTGGTGCTCAACCACGAATATGCCGTGGCCGGGCTGGTGCTCGCCGTCTGTGCCGCCTTCTTCTCGTTCAGCTTCCTGGCTTCGGCCGTCTACATCATCAATGACATCGCCGATCTGGCCAATGACCGGCAGCATCCGCGCAAGCGGCTGCGCCCGCTGGCCAGCGGCGCGGTGTCGATCCCGGTGATCAGCTGGGCCGCCATTGCGCTGGTGATGGCGTCGGTCGGGCTGGCCAGCCTGTTGCCGCCGCAGTTCTGGGGCGTTCTGGCGCTCTATGCGATGATCACCACCGCCTATACTTTCGTGCTCAAGCGCAAGCTGCTGGTGGATGTCTTCACCCTGGCCGGGCTCTACACCGTGCGCATCATCGCAGGGGCTGCGGCGACCGGGGTCGAGCTGTCTTTCTGGCTGCTGGCATTCTCGATCTTCTTCTTTCTCAGCCTGGCGCTGGTCAAGCGTTTCGTCGAACTCGACGAGCTCGCCGACGACAATGCGACGCAGCTCAAGGGACGCAGCTATGTGGGCGGTGACAAGGACATGATTGCCCAGGCGGGCGTGGCCTCGGCCTTCTCGGCGGCGATGGTTCTTGCGCTTTATGTCGACAGCAAGGAAGTCGCCTCGATGTATCCGCAGCCGGCGCTGCTGTGGCCGCTGTGTCCGCTGATTCTCTACATGCTGCTCAGGATCTGGATCCTGGCGCGGCGCTCGCAGATGCACGAGGATCCGGTGGTGTTCATCATGCGCGACTGGCGCAGCCAGATCACCACGGTGGCGGGCGCCTGCCTTGTCATCCTGGCGACATGGAAGATGTGATCCGGATGGGCGCCGAATTCGAAAGCTGGGGCCGGGTGGTGCGCCATCCGCGCACCAAGGCGCCTGCCTCCGGTTTTTCGCGGGACGTGCCGCAGGGTTTTCTGGCTTTCGGCAATGGCCGGTCCTATGGCGACAGCTGCCACAATGACCGCGGCCGCCTGATCGCCATGCGGCCGGGCGCCGCCATCAGCGCCTTTGATCCCGAGACCGGCATCCTGACCGCCGATGCGGGCGTGCTGCTGTCGCAGATCCTGGCGCTGGTGATGCCGCACGGTTTCTTTCTCGAGGTCACGCCCGGCACGGCGCAGGTCACGCTTGGCGGCGCCATTGCCAATGATGTGCATGGCAAGAACCATCATCACCGCGGCACATTCGGCGGATCGGTGCTTTCTTTCGTGCTGCTGGGCAGCGACGGCGCGCGCCGGACCTGTTCGCCGGACAGCCACACGCCGCTGTTTGAAGCCAGCATCGGCGGCATGGGGCTCACCGGCATCATCGAAACCGCCACCATCCGGCTGATGAAGGTCCCCTCCGCCAATGTCCGCCAGACCGCCTTCCGGTTTGAGTCGATTGACGGCTATTTCGACGCGATCGACGAGATTGATGCCGCGCATGAATATTCCGTGGCCTGGATCGACCAGCTGGCGCGCGGGCCGCGGCTCGGCCGCGGCGTGCTGATGGCCGGTGATCATGCCGAGGATGGCGGAGCGGCGCGCGCGCCGTCGGCGCCGCGGCTTTCGGTGCCGGTCGCTCCGCCGGTCAATCTGCTCAACCGGCTGACGCTGAAGGCCTTCAACGGGCTCTATTATGGCCGCGCGCCCGCACAGCCGGCGACGAAGATCGTGCCCTGGGCCTCCTATTTCCATCCGCTGGATGCGATCAGCGGCTGGAACCGGCTCTATGGCCCGCGCGGGCTGTTCCAGCACCAGAGCGTCTATCCCGCGGCCAATGCCCGCCGGACCACGATCGCGCTGATCGAATGCGCCCAGAATCATGGCGCCGCCTCCTTCCTGACCGTGCTCAAGCGCTTTGGCGATTTTGCCTCTCCGGGTCTGATGTCGTTTCCGCGTCCGGGCTTCACCCTGACGCTGGATTTCGCCAATTCCGGCGAGGCGACACTCAAGATGCTCGATGCGCTCGACGACATCGTGCTTGAGGCCGGCGGTGCGCTCAATCCCTACAAGGACCAGCGCATGTCGCCGGAAATGTTTGCGGCCTCGTTTCCGCAGTGGCGGCAGATGGAAGCGATGCGCGATCCGGCGGTGATGTCGGATTTCTGGCGCCGCACGGCGATGGTTCTGGCGCGAGACGAAGACCTGGCGCACCGAAGCGAGCAGGCCGCCCACGCCTGAGAGGCGCTGATCCTGCTTGCCAGGCCCGGCCCTTGCAAGTAACCCGGACCATGCACAGCGACTGAGGCCGGCCCGCTCCGGCCCAACCCCGAAGGCCACAGCCATGTCCCGTATCTGCATTCTCGGCGCCGGCGCCTGGGGAACTGCACTGGCCACCGCCTTTGTTGGGCAGGGTCACGCGGTGCGGATCTGGGGCCGAAACGCTGAGACCTGCGACGAGATCAACCGGCAGCACACCAATCGCGCCTATCTCGGCGAGGCGAAGCTGCCCGAGGACCTGCAGGCCACGCCCGACATGGCGCAAGCCGTGACCGGCGCCGAAATCGTGCTGTTCGTCGCCCCGGCACAGTCGACCGGCGCGGTTGCCGCCAGCATTGCTGCGCATCTGGCGGCCGATGCGGTGCTGATTGCCTGCGCCAAGGGCATCGACAACCGCACCGGCCAGATGCAGAGCGAGGTCATCGCCGCGCAATTGCCCGATCATGCGATCGGGGTTCTCTCCGGCCCGAGCTTTGCCGCCGATGTGGTGCGCGGCCTGCCGACCGCGGTGACGCTGGCAATGCCGGAGCAGGAAGCGGCGCAATCGCTGGCGCAGAACCTGTCGGGCGGCGCGGTGCGGCTTTATGCATCGGATGACATAGCCGGCGTGCAGATCGGCGGATCGCTGAAAAACGTCATGGCGATTGCCGTCGGCATTTGCCGCGGCGGCGGCATGGGCGCCAGCGCCGAGGCTGCGCTGATCACCCGTGGCTATGCCGAGCTGGTGCGGCTTGGCGTGGCGATGGGGGCGCGGGCCGAAACCCT
This window harbors:
- a CDS encoding type II toxin-antitoxin system ParD family antitoxin — its product is MDKRTISLPNEHADYIDQKVNSGDYASASEVVRAGLRALQERDRAIEEWLRNQVAPAHDAMLADPSRGIPAQSVFDDVRERHAQKTNGSR
- a CDS encoding type II toxin-antitoxin system RelE/ParE family toxin — encoded protein: MKRRDVVFAPEARADVLALYDWISAKAGSGIAIDYIERIERFCNGLDLASERGHSRYDIRSGLRVVGFEKRITIAFIISDHKVTIMRLFYGGQNWENDV
- a CDS encoding UbiA family prenyltransferase, which encodes MDAVSDNRHVPLCIDLDGTLVATDTLWEGLVSVLIRRPWLIFAAVAWALSGKAVLKREVAARYQSTGGDWPYRAEVIERIKLAREAGQPVWLVTGAAESTAQAIAGHLGLFDRVLHSSDSENLTSRRKRERLIGLCGDGGFDYAGNSRDDIAVFDAARRAIIVAPDTAARRWGKQHDAEMLPLARISPLAILKSIRVHQWLKNVLIAVPLVLNHEYAVAGLVLAVCAAFFSFSFLASAVYIINDIADLANDRQHPRKRLRPLASGAVSIPVISWAAIALVMASVGLASLLPPQFWGVLALYAMITTAYTFVLKRKLLVDVFTLAGLYTVRIIAGAAATGVELSFWLLAFSIFFFLSLALVKRFVELDELADDNATQLKGRSYVGGDKDMIAQAGVASAFSAAMVLALYVDSKEVASMYPQPALLWPLCPLILYMLLRIWILARRSQMHEDPVVFIMRDWRSQITTVAGACLVILATWKM
- a CDS encoding FAD-binding protein, whose protein sequence is MGAEFESWGRVVRHPRTKAPASGFSRDVPQGFLAFGNGRSYGDSCHNDRGRLIAMRPGAAISAFDPETGILTADAGVLLSQILALVMPHGFFLEVTPGTAQVTLGGAIANDVHGKNHHHRGTFGGSVLSFVLLGSDGARRTCSPDSHTPLFEASIGGMGLTGIIETATIRLMKVPSANVRQTAFRFESIDGYFDAIDEIDAAHEYSVAWIDQLARGPRLGRGVLMAGDHAEDGGAARAPSAPRLSVPVAPPVNLLNRLTLKAFNGLYYGRAPAQPATKIVPWASYFHPLDAISGWNRLYGPRGLFQHQSVYPAANARRTTIALIECAQNHGAASFLTVLKRFGDFASPGLMSFPRPGFTLTLDFANSGEATLKMLDALDDIVLEAGGALNPYKDQRMSPEMFAASFPQWRQMEAMRDPAVMSDFWRRTAMVLARDEDLAHRSEQAAHA
- a CDS encoding NAD(P)H-dependent glycerol-3-phosphate dehydrogenase; translated protein: MSRICILGAGAWGTALATAFVGQGHAVRIWGRNAETCDEINRQHTNRAYLGEAKLPEDLQATPDMAQAVTGAEIVLFVAPAQSTGAVAASIAAHLAADAVLIACAKGIDNRTGQMQSEVIAAQLPDHAIGVLSGPSFAADVVRGLPTAVTLAMPEQEAAQSLAQNLSGGAVRLYASDDIAGVQIGGSLKNVMAIAVGICRGGGMGASAEAALITRGYAELVRLGVAMGARAETLLGLSGLGDLVLTCSSELSRNFAYGIAVGRGEDVSGLKLAEGVHTVSIANDIADRHGISCPVMQTAGMVLSGAMSAEEARIALMSRPVKAEHPERRE